A part of Arachis hypogaea cultivar Tifrunner chromosome 12, arahy.Tifrunner.gnm2.J5K5, whole genome shotgun sequence genomic DNA contains:
- the LOC112726401 gene encoding TMV resistance protein N isoform X5, translating to MITDVPSSSSSPSPSVKTRRWINHIFISFRGADTRKGFTDHLYAALERRGCIKTFKDDHDLESGEIISEGLIKGIQESMFALVVLSPNYASSRWCLDELQNIIECREKFNQVVFPIFYGVESSDVRYQRGTFEEAFRKHEERFKEEKGKVQRWRDALQKVASYSGWDSKDKHEAALIETIVDHIQKLLIPKLPSWVGNLVGVESRMKKLNSLIGMQLDDVRFIGIRGMGGIGKTTTARLIYESIEEQFNFSCFLANIREVSAKNGIVHIQRELLSHLSVRSNYFHNLYDGVKIIANSLHNKKVLLVLDDISERSQLENLAGKQEWFGPGSRIIITTRDKHLLMTHGVHQTCELEGLVQKEALHLFCLKAFKQDQPKSKYQKLCNEVVEYTRGLPLALEVLGSHLCGRTLEAWHNALKQIRSSPHPEIQNSLKISFESLSSTEREMFLDIACFFKGMNKDRVVEVLENCGHFPQIDIEILIDKSLVTLGRDNILEMHDLLEEMGKNIVFQESPNDPGKRSRLWSQDDISRALTQNKGTEAIQAIVDYARAQPYEARWFSELIQPAAHYYQLYEAKWSSEESKSFVESEEIQAIVESYTARRKSEEIQAIVDYDRPYNARWSSEEIQAIFEDIQAIVAYVRPYEARWSSEAFSKTSNIRLLKIRNACCLSHGLDCLPYALRVLDWHGCPLKTLPLTDQLDVVDINLSWSKIEQLWHGTKILHKLKCINLSFSGNLNQTPDFVEVPNLQSLVLEGCTSLTEIHSSVMQLKKLVQLNLKGCKRLKALPGKMEMSSLKVLNLSGCSNMNTVPDFGNCMGHLAELHLDGTAVTELPSSLACLVGLVLLHLQNCMYLVCLPDTIHKLKSLKVLNVSYCSKLSSLPECLQEMNNLEELYASNTAIEELPLCLCHLENIKVVSFAGCKESTSELNCFRVPSAVCRPSLLRRGFAFREHHSTCLSQAMKFHHGLHLKSPLPLQKYHFLILLLQLNGWDLLCVSCW from the exons ATGATCACTGAtgtaccttcttcttcttcctctccctctccctccgtCAAGACCCGTAGATGGATCAACCATATATTCATCAGTTTCAGGGGTGCAGACACCAGAAAAGGCTTCACAGATCACCTTTATGCTGCACTGGAAAGAAGGGGTTGTATCAAAACTTTCAAGGATGATCATGACCTTGAGAGTGGGGAAATCATATCTGAAGGGCTCATCAAGGGAATTCAAGAGTCCATGTTTGCGCTTGTTGTCCTCTCACCAAACTATGCTTCCTCAAGATGGTGCTTGGATGAGCTGCAAAACATCATTGAGTGCAGGGAAAAGTTCAACCAAGTGGTTTTTCCTATCTTCTATGGTGTAGAATCCTCTGATGTAAGGTATCAGAGAGGAACCTTTGAAGAAGCTTTCAGAAAACATGAAGAGAGGTTCAAAGAAGAGAAGGGGAAAGTCCAAAGATGGAGAGATGCATTGCAAAAAGTTGCAAGTTATTCCGGTTGGGACTCCAAAGATAA GCATGAGGCAGCATTGATTGAAACAATTGTTGATCACATACAAAAATTACTGATTCCTAAGTTGCCATCATGGGTAGGAAACCTCGTTGGTGTTGAATCAAGGATGAAAAAGTTGAATTCACTCATCGGTATGCAGTTGGATGATGTTCGCTTTATAGGTATACGGGGAATGGGAGGCATAGGAAAAACAACAACTGCCAGATTAATATATGAATCAATCGAAGAGCAGTTCAACTTTAGTTGCTTTCTTGCAAACATTAGAGAGGTTTCTGCAAAAAATGGCATAGTTCACATCCAAAGGGAACTTCTTTCTCATCTTTCTGTAAGAAGTAATTACTTTCATAATTTGTATGATGGGGTAAAAATAATAGCAAACTCTTTGCACAACAAAAAGGTCCTCCTTGTTCTTGATGATATAAGTGAAAGAAGCCAATTAGAGAACTTAGCCGGAAAACAAGAATGGTTTGGTCCCGGTAGCAGAATAATCATCACTACTAGAGATAAGCATCTGCTAATGACACATGGCGTGCATCAGACATGCGAGCTTGAAGGCTTAGTTCAGAAAGAAGCCCTTCATTTATTCTGTCTGAAAGCTTTTAAACAAGATCAACCCAAAAGCAAATATCAGAAATTGTGCAACGAAGTGGTTGAATACACAAGAGGCCTTCCATTGGCACTTGAAGTATTGGGGTCCCATCTTTGTGGAAGAACTCTTGAGGCTTGGCATAATGCTTTAAAACAAATAAGAAGTTCTCCACACCCTGAAATCCAAAATTCATTGAAAATAAGTTTTGAAAGTTTGTCTAGCACAGAGAGAGAAATGTTTTTGGATATTGCTTGTTTCTTCAAAGGCATGAACAAGGATAGAGTAGTAGAAGTGTTAGAAAATTGTGGTCATTTTCCACAAATTGATATTGAAATTTTGATTGACAAATCTTTGGTCACTCTTGGTAGGGATAATATATTGGAAATGCATGATTTACTTGAAGAAATGGGAAAGAATATAGTGTTTCAAGAATCTCCAAATGATCCAGGAAAACGTAGTAGATTGTGGTCTCAAGATGACATCAGCCGTGCGTTGACACAAAATAAG GGAACTGAAGCAATTCAAGCGATAGTAGACTATGCTCGAGCTCAACCATATGAAGCAAGATGGTTCTCCGAACTAATTCAACCAGCAGCACACTATTATCAACTATATGAAGCAAAATGGAGCTCTGAAGAAAGTAAATCATTTGTAGAGTCTGAAGAAATTCAAGCAATAGTAGAATCATATACAGCAAGACGGAAGTCTGAAGAAATTCAAGCAATAGTAGACTATGATCGACCATATAATGCAAGATGGAGCTCTGAAGAAATTCAAGCTATCTTTGAAGATATTCAAGCAATAGTAGCCTATGTTCGACCATATGAAGCAAGATGGAGCTCTGAAGCTTTCTCCAAGACCAGCAACATAAGGTTGCTAAAGATACGTAATGCGTGTTGTCTTTCCCATGGCCTTGATTGCCTTCCTTATGCACTCAGAGTTCTTGACTGGCATGGATGCCCTCTGAAAACTCTGCCACTTACTGATCAACTGGATGTTGTTGACATCAATTTGTCTTGGAGCAAAATTGAACAACTTTGGCATGGAACAAAG ATTTTACATAAGTTGAAGTGCATCAACTTGAGTTTTTCCGGTAACCTAAACCAAACCCCTGACTTTGTGGAGGTTCCGAATCTCCAATCGTTAGTTCTTGAAGGTTGTACAAGCCTAACCGAAATCCACTCATCTGTTATGCAGCTCAAGAAACTTGTTCAATTGAACTTAAAAGGCTGCAAAAGGCTCAAAGCTCTTCCAGGTAAAATGGAGATGAGTTCATTAAAGGTTTTAAATCTTTCTGGTTGCTCAAACATGAACACTGTCCCAGACTTTGGGAATTGCATGGGACATCTAGCAGAGCTTCATTTGGATGGAACTGCTGTAACAGAGTTACCTTCATCATTAGCATGTCTGGTTGGACTTGTTCTTTTGCATTTACAGAATTGCATGtatcttgtttgccttccagataCCATTCATAAGTTGAAGTCCCTCAAAGTTCTTAATGTTTCTTATTGCTCGAAACTCAGTAGCTTGCCAGAGTGCCTACAGGAAATGAATAATCTGGAAGAACTTTATGCAAGCAATACTGCCATTGAAGAACTACCTTTATGTTTATGTCATCTAGAAAACATCAAAGTAGTGTCATTTGCTGGTTGCAAAGAGTCAACATCTGAGTTAAATTGCTTTCGAGTTCCATCTGCTGTTTGCCGTCCATCCCTTTTGAGAAG GGGATTTGCTTTCCGAGAACACCATTCGACATGTTTATCACAGGCAATGAAATTCCATCATGGTTTGCACCTCAAAAGTCCTCTTCCTTTGCAGAAATACCATTTCCTCATCCTTCTCCTCCAACTGAATGGCTGGGATTTGCTCTGTGTTTCTTGCTGGTAG
- the LOC112726401 gene encoding TMV resistance protein N isoform X3, with amino-acid sequence MITDVPSSSSSPSPSVKTRRWINHIFISFRGADTRKGFTDHLYAALERRGCIKTFKDDHDLESGEIISEGLIKGIQESMFALVVLSPNYASSRWCLDELQNIIECREKFNQVVFPIFYGVESSDVRYQRGTFEEAFRKHEERFKEEKGKVQRWRDALQKVASYSGWDSKDKHEAALIETIVDHIQKLLIPKLPSWVGNLVGVESRMKKLNSLIGMQLDDVRFIGIRGMGGIGKTTTARLIYESIEEQFNFSCFLANIREVSAKNGIVHIQRELLSHLSVRSNYFHNLYDGVKIIANSLHNKKVLLVLDDISERSQLENLAGKQEWFGPGSRIIITTRDKHLLMTHGVHQTCELEGLVQKEALHLFCLKAFKQDQPKSKYQKLCNEVVEYTRGLPLALEVLGSHLCGRTLEAWHNALKQIRSSPHPEIQNSLKISFESLSSTEREMFLDIACFFKGMNKDRVVEVLENCGHFPQIDIEILIDKSLVTLGRDNILEMHDLLEEMGKNIVFQESPNDPGKRSRLWSQDDISRALTQNKGTEAIQAIVDYARAQPYEARWFSELIQPAAHYYQLYEAKWSSEESKSFVESEEIQAIVESYTARRKSEEIQAIVDYDRPYNARWSSEEIQAIFEDIQAIVAYVRPYEARWSSEAFSKTSNIRLLKIRNACCLSHGLDCLPYALRVLDWHGCPLKTLPLTDQLDVVDINLSWSKIEQLWHGTKILHKLKCINLSFSGNLNQTPDFVEVPNLQSLVLEGCTSLTEIHSSVMQLKKLVQLNLKGCKRLKALPDTIHKLKSLKVLNVSYCSKLSSLPECLQEMNNLEELYASNTAIEELPLCLCHLENIKVVSFAGCKESTSELNCFRVPSAVCRPSLLRRLDLSYCNLLAESIPDGFCGLSLLRDLDLSGNNFVNLPSDISKHSTLEYLCLNSCKKLQSLPELPLSIKTLYSLWRIKRSLTIGKKCYFQGICFPRTPFDMFITGNEIPSWFAPQKSSSFAEIPFPHPSPPTEWLGFALCFLLVADRPLGYYDAVISCYTATQTSLESCILVPDIQANKIMVRDKDEWMTETHVISRNVPVMEPKQPHLYILFLSIGEYLERMHTGYGFGLACWYDGSLIVQAGCRLVCKEDLQDIYGNHSHTSSVGPNEKNQKINNNDGPSS; translated from the exons ATGATCACTGAtgtaccttcttcttcttcctctccctctccctccgtCAAGACCCGTAGATGGATCAACCATATATTCATCAGTTTCAGGGGTGCAGACACCAGAAAAGGCTTCACAGATCACCTTTATGCTGCACTGGAAAGAAGGGGTTGTATCAAAACTTTCAAGGATGATCATGACCTTGAGAGTGGGGAAATCATATCTGAAGGGCTCATCAAGGGAATTCAAGAGTCCATGTTTGCGCTTGTTGTCCTCTCACCAAACTATGCTTCCTCAAGATGGTGCTTGGATGAGCTGCAAAACATCATTGAGTGCAGGGAAAAGTTCAACCAAGTGGTTTTTCCTATCTTCTATGGTGTAGAATCCTCTGATGTAAGGTATCAGAGAGGAACCTTTGAAGAAGCTTTCAGAAAACATGAAGAGAGGTTCAAAGAAGAGAAGGGGAAAGTCCAAAGATGGAGAGATGCATTGCAAAAAGTTGCAAGTTATTCCGGTTGGGACTCCAAAGATAA GCATGAGGCAGCATTGATTGAAACAATTGTTGATCACATACAAAAATTACTGATTCCTAAGTTGCCATCATGGGTAGGAAACCTCGTTGGTGTTGAATCAAGGATGAAAAAGTTGAATTCACTCATCGGTATGCAGTTGGATGATGTTCGCTTTATAGGTATACGGGGAATGGGAGGCATAGGAAAAACAACAACTGCCAGATTAATATATGAATCAATCGAAGAGCAGTTCAACTTTAGTTGCTTTCTTGCAAACATTAGAGAGGTTTCTGCAAAAAATGGCATAGTTCACATCCAAAGGGAACTTCTTTCTCATCTTTCTGTAAGAAGTAATTACTTTCATAATTTGTATGATGGGGTAAAAATAATAGCAAACTCTTTGCACAACAAAAAGGTCCTCCTTGTTCTTGATGATATAAGTGAAAGAAGCCAATTAGAGAACTTAGCCGGAAAACAAGAATGGTTTGGTCCCGGTAGCAGAATAATCATCACTACTAGAGATAAGCATCTGCTAATGACACATGGCGTGCATCAGACATGCGAGCTTGAAGGCTTAGTTCAGAAAGAAGCCCTTCATTTATTCTGTCTGAAAGCTTTTAAACAAGATCAACCCAAAAGCAAATATCAGAAATTGTGCAACGAAGTGGTTGAATACACAAGAGGCCTTCCATTGGCACTTGAAGTATTGGGGTCCCATCTTTGTGGAAGAACTCTTGAGGCTTGGCATAATGCTTTAAAACAAATAAGAAGTTCTCCACACCCTGAAATCCAAAATTCATTGAAAATAAGTTTTGAAAGTTTGTCTAGCACAGAGAGAGAAATGTTTTTGGATATTGCTTGTTTCTTCAAAGGCATGAACAAGGATAGAGTAGTAGAAGTGTTAGAAAATTGTGGTCATTTTCCACAAATTGATATTGAAATTTTGATTGACAAATCTTTGGTCACTCTTGGTAGGGATAATATATTGGAAATGCATGATTTACTTGAAGAAATGGGAAAGAATATAGTGTTTCAAGAATCTCCAAATGATCCAGGAAAACGTAGTAGATTGTGGTCTCAAGATGACATCAGCCGTGCGTTGACACAAAATAAG GGAACTGAAGCAATTCAAGCGATAGTAGACTATGCTCGAGCTCAACCATATGAAGCAAGATGGTTCTCCGAACTAATTCAACCAGCAGCACACTATTATCAACTATATGAAGCAAAATGGAGCTCTGAAGAAAGTAAATCATTTGTAGAGTCTGAAGAAATTCAAGCAATAGTAGAATCATATACAGCAAGACGGAAGTCTGAAGAAATTCAAGCAATAGTAGACTATGATCGACCATATAATGCAAGATGGAGCTCTGAAGAAATTCAAGCTATCTTTGAAGATATTCAAGCAATAGTAGCCTATGTTCGACCATATGAAGCAAGATGGAGCTCTGAAGCTTTCTCCAAGACCAGCAACATAAGGTTGCTAAAGATACGTAATGCGTGTTGTCTTTCCCATGGCCTTGATTGCCTTCCTTATGCACTCAGAGTTCTTGACTGGCATGGATGCCCTCTGAAAACTCTGCCACTTACTGATCAACTGGATGTTGTTGACATCAATTTGTCTTGGAGCAAAATTGAACAACTTTGGCATGGAACAAAG ATTTTACATAAGTTGAAGTGCATCAACTTGAGTTTTTCCGGTAACCTAAACCAAACCCCTGACTTTGTGGAGGTTCCGAATCTCCAATCGTTAGTTCTTGAAGGTTGTACAAGCCTAACCGAAATCCACTCATCTGTTATGCAGCTCAAGAAACTTGTTCAATTGAACTTAAAAGGCTGCAAAAGGCTCAAAGCTCTTCCAG ataCCATTCATAAGTTGAAGTCCCTCAAAGTTCTTAATGTTTCTTATTGCTCGAAACTCAGTAGCTTGCCAGAGTGCCTACAGGAAATGAATAATCTGGAAGAACTTTATGCAAGCAATACTGCCATTGAAGAACTACCTTTATGTTTATGTCATCTAGAAAACATCAAAGTAGTGTCATTTGCTGGTTGCAAAGAGTCAACATCTGAGTTAAATTGCTTTCGAGTTCCATCTGCTGTTTGCCGTCCATCCCTTTTGAGAAGGTTAGATTTAAGTTATTGCAATCTACTTGCTGAATCAATACCAGATGGTTTTTGTGGCTTATCTTTGCTGAGGGATTTGGATCTTTCTGGCAACAACTTTGTTAACCTACCAAGCGACATTTCCAAACACTCTACGCTTGAATATCTTTGTCTAAACTCGTGCAAGAAGCTTCAGTCATTGCCTGAGCTTCCATTAAGCATAAAAACACTCTACTCTCTTTGGAGAATCAAGCGTTCCTTAACTATcggaaaaaaatgttattttcagGGGATTTGCTTTCCGAGAACACCATTCGACATGTTTATCACAGGCAATGAAATTCCATCATGGTTTGCACCTCAAAAGTCCTCTTCCTTTGCAGAAATACCATTTCCTCATCCTTCTCCTCCAACTGAATGGCTGGGATTTGCTCTGTGTTTCTTGCTGGTAGCTGATCGGCCTCTGGGCTATTACGATGCAGTGATCAGTTGTTACACGGCAACACAAACATCATTAGAGTCCTGCATACTCGTACCAGATATTCAGGCCAACAAAATAATGGTACGGGATAAAGATGAATGGATGACTGAGACTCACGTGATCAGCAGGAATGTTCCTGTTATGGAGCCAAAACAACCGCACCTTTACATTCTCTTTCTGTCCATTGGAGAATACCTTGAAAGAATGCATACAGGTTATGGGTTTGGTTTGGCGTGTTGGTATGACGGTTCATTGATAGTGCAGGCTGGGTGTCGTCTGGTGTGCAAGGAAGATCTTCAAGATATTTATGGAAATCATTCCCATACTTCCTCTGTAGGGCCTaatgaaaaaaaccaaaaaataaacaacaacgatggaccaagctcataa
- the LOC112726401 gene encoding TMV resistance protein N isoform X8, whose translation MITDVPSSSSSPSPSVKTRRWINHIFISFRGADTRKGFTDHLYAALERRGCIKTFKDDHDLESGEIISEGLIKGIQESMFALVVLSPNYASSRWCLDELQNIIECREKFNQVVFPIFYGVESSDVRYQRGTFEEAFRKHEERFKEEKGKVQRWRDALQKVASYSGWDSKDKHEAALIETIVDHIQKLLIPKLPSWVGNLVGVESRMKKLNSLIGMQLDDVRFIGIRGMGGIGKTTTARLIYESIEEQFNFSCFLANIREVSAKNGIVHIQRELLSHLSVRSNYFHNLYDGVKIIANSLHNKKVLLVLDDISERSQLENLAGKQEWFGPGSRIIITTRDKHLLMTHGVHQTCELEGLVQKEALHLFCLKAFKQDQPKSKYQKLCNEVVEYTRGLPLALEVLGSHLCGRTLEAWHNALKQIRSSPHPEIQNSLKISFESLSSTEREMFLDIACFFKGMNKDRVVEVLENCGHFPQIDIEILIDKSLVTLGRDNILEMHDLLEEMGKNIVFQESPNDPGKRSRLWSQDDISRALTQNKGTEAIQAIVDYARAQPYEARWFSELIQPAAHYYQLYEAKWSSEESKSFVESEEIQAIVESYTARRKSEEIQAIVDYDRPYNARWSSEEIQAIFEDIQAIVAYVRPYEARWSSEAFSKTSNIRLLKIRNACCLSHGLDCLPYALRVLDWHGCPLKTLPLTDQLDVVDINLSWSKIEQLWHGTKLKKLVQLNLKGCKRLKALPDTIHKLKSLKVLNVSYCSKLSSLPECLQEMNNLEELYASNTAIEELPLCLCHLENIKVVSFAGCKESTSELNCFRVPSAVCRPSLLRRGFAFREHHSTCLSQAMKFHHGLHLKSPLPLQKYHFLILLLQLNGWDLLCVSCW comes from the exons ATGATCACTGAtgtaccttcttcttcttcctctccctctccctccgtCAAGACCCGTAGATGGATCAACCATATATTCATCAGTTTCAGGGGTGCAGACACCAGAAAAGGCTTCACAGATCACCTTTATGCTGCACTGGAAAGAAGGGGTTGTATCAAAACTTTCAAGGATGATCATGACCTTGAGAGTGGGGAAATCATATCTGAAGGGCTCATCAAGGGAATTCAAGAGTCCATGTTTGCGCTTGTTGTCCTCTCACCAAACTATGCTTCCTCAAGATGGTGCTTGGATGAGCTGCAAAACATCATTGAGTGCAGGGAAAAGTTCAACCAAGTGGTTTTTCCTATCTTCTATGGTGTAGAATCCTCTGATGTAAGGTATCAGAGAGGAACCTTTGAAGAAGCTTTCAGAAAACATGAAGAGAGGTTCAAAGAAGAGAAGGGGAAAGTCCAAAGATGGAGAGATGCATTGCAAAAAGTTGCAAGTTATTCCGGTTGGGACTCCAAAGATAA GCATGAGGCAGCATTGATTGAAACAATTGTTGATCACATACAAAAATTACTGATTCCTAAGTTGCCATCATGGGTAGGAAACCTCGTTGGTGTTGAATCAAGGATGAAAAAGTTGAATTCACTCATCGGTATGCAGTTGGATGATGTTCGCTTTATAGGTATACGGGGAATGGGAGGCATAGGAAAAACAACAACTGCCAGATTAATATATGAATCAATCGAAGAGCAGTTCAACTTTAGTTGCTTTCTTGCAAACATTAGAGAGGTTTCTGCAAAAAATGGCATAGTTCACATCCAAAGGGAACTTCTTTCTCATCTTTCTGTAAGAAGTAATTACTTTCATAATTTGTATGATGGGGTAAAAATAATAGCAAACTCTTTGCACAACAAAAAGGTCCTCCTTGTTCTTGATGATATAAGTGAAAGAAGCCAATTAGAGAACTTAGCCGGAAAACAAGAATGGTTTGGTCCCGGTAGCAGAATAATCATCACTACTAGAGATAAGCATCTGCTAATGACACATGGCGTGCATCAGACATGCGAGCTTGAAGGCTTAGTTCAGAAAGAAGCCCTTCATTTATTCTGTCTGAAAGCTTTTAAACAAGATCAACCCAAAAGCAAATATCAGAAATTGTGCAACGAAGTGGTTGAATACACAAGAGGCCTTCCATTGGCACTTGAAGTATTGGGGTCCCATCTTTGTGGAAGAACTCTTGAGGCTTGGCATAATGCTTTAAAACAAATAAGAAGTTCTCCACACCCTGAAATCCAAAATTCATTGAAAATAAGTTTTGAAAGTTTGTCTAGCACAGAGAGAGAAATGTTTTTGGATATTGCTTGTTTCTTCAAAGGCATGAACAAGGATAGAGTAGTAGAAGTGTTAGAAAATTGTGGTCATTTTCCACAAATTGATATTGAAATTTTGATTGACAAATCTTTGGTCACTCTTGGTAGGGATAATATATTGGAAATGCATGATTTACTTGAAGAAATGGGAAAGAATATAGTGTTTCAAGAATCTCCAAATGATCCAGGAAAACGTAGTAGATTGTGGTCTCAAGATGACATCAGCCGTGCGTTGACACAAAATAAG GGAACTGAAGCAATTCAAGCGATAGTAGACTATGCTCGAGCTCAACCATATGAAGCAAGATGGTTCTCCGAACTAATTCAACCAGCAGCACACTATTATCAACTATATGAAGCAAAATGGAGCTCTGAAGAAAGTAAATCATTTGTAGAGTCTGAAGAAATTCAAGCAATAGTAGAATCATATACAGCAAGACGGAAGTCTGAAGAAATTCAAGCAATAGTAGACTATGATCGACCATATAATGCAAGATGGAGCTCTGAAGAAATTCAAGCTATCTTTGAAGATATTCAAGCAATAGTAGCCTATGTTCGACCATATGAAGCAAGATGGAGCTCTGAAGCTTTCTCCAAGACCAGCAACATAAGGTTGCTAAAGATACGTAATGCGTGTTGTCTTTCCCATGGCCTTGATTGCCTTCCTTATGCACTCAGAGTTCTTGACTGGCATGGATGCCCTCTGAAAACTCTGCCACTTACTGATCAACTGGATGTTGTTGACATCAATTTGTCTTGGAGCAAAATTGAACAACTTTGGCATGGAACAAAG CTCAAGAAACTTGTTCAATTGAACTTAAAAGGCTGCAAAAGGCTCAAAGCTCTTCCAG ataCCATTCATAAGTTGAAGTCCCTCAAAGTTCTTAATGTTTCTTATTGCTCGAAACTCAGTAGCTTGCCAGAGTGCCTACAGGAAATGAATAATCTGGAAGAACTTTATGCAAGCAATACTGCCATTGAAGAACTACCTTTATGTTTATGTCATCTAGAAAACATCAAAGTAGTGTCATTTGCTGGTTGCAAAGAGTCAACATCTGAGTTAAATTGCTTTCGAGTTCCATCTGCTGTTTGCCGTCCATCCCTTTTGAGAAG GGGATTTGCTTTCCGAGAACACCATTCGACATGTTTATCACAGGCAATGAAATTCCATCATGGTTTGCACCTCAAAAGTCCTCTTCCTTTGCAGAAATACCATTTCCTCATCCTTCTCCTCCAACTGAATGGCTGGGATTTGCTCTGTGTTTCTTGCTGGTAG